The proteins below are encoded in one region of Triticum aestivum cultivar Chinese Spring chromosome 1B, IWGSC CS RefSeq v2.1, whole genome shotgun sequence:
- the LOC123096802 gene encoding pistil-specific extensin-like protein → MVSISFKIHGAVAALLLGSLLLCSGASMDEPAAAYKHVAPALSPSSYPPTPAPVPIQPVIIVQGLIYCKSCNLRGYNAGMDGSPLANATAKLVCYGSKSGYRVLNMTSTATDENGYVLVMVYDLAMFSRRSCRVYLRTSPTPLCDAPFLPADASLGIVLKREEVRPSSPVGVRGVYSARTALMYAPRKGAKCPAYC, encoded by the exons ATGGTGTCCATCAGCTTCAAGATCCATGGAGCCGTTGCTGCTCTTCTCCTGGGCTCCCTCCTCCTCTGTTCTGGTGCGTCCATGGACGAACCGGCCGCTGCTTACAAGCACGTCGCTCCAGCTCTGTCGCCTTCGTCCTACCCCCCGACGCCGGCGCCGGTGCCGATCCAGCCGGTGATCATCGTCCAGGGTCTCATCTACTGCAAGTCCTGCAACCTCCGCGGCTACAACGCCGGCATGGACGGCTCGCCTCTCGCCA ACGCGACGGCGAAGCTGGTGTGCTACGGGAGCAAGAGCGGGTACAGGGTGCTCAACATGACGAGCACGGCGACGGACGAGAACGGCTACGTCCTGGTGATGGTGTACGACCTGGCCATGTTCAGCCGGCGCAGCTGCCGGGTGTACCTCCGCACCTCGCCCACGCCGCTCTGCGACGCGCCCTTCCTCCCCGCCGACGCCTCGCTGGGGATCGTCCTCAAGAGGGAGGAGGTGAGGCCGTCGTCGCCGGTGGGCGTGCGCGGCGTCTACAGCGCCAGGACCGCGCTCATGTACGCGCCGCGCAAGGGTGCCAAGTGCCCGGCCTACTGCTGA